The following proteins come from a genomic window of Anaerobutyricum hallii:
- the larD gene encoding D/L-lactic acid transporter LarD: protein MLHSLMAEFLGTALMILFGVGVHCDEVLTKTKYHGSGHIFAITTWAFGISVTLFIFGGVCINPAMALCQAILGMIPWSSFIPYCIAEFLGALFGALVVYVMYADHFKASEGKIDPIAIRNIFSTNPNCRNLPRNFLVETIATAVFLTAILAVATNYEKQLPIGVGLIVWAVGMGLGGTTGFAMNQARDLGPRLAFQLLPIKNKADNDWQYGLLVPGIAPFVGAVLAALFSHYFLAI, encoded by the coding sequence ATGTTACACTCACTTATGGCTGAATTTTTAGGAACAGCCCTTATGATTTTATTCGGTGTCGGCGTACACTGTGATGAAGTCCTTACCAAAACAAAATACCATGGAAGCGGACACATTTTTGCCATCACCACCTGGGCTTTTGGTATTTCTGTTACTCTGTTTATCTTTGGTGGTGTCTGCATTAACCCTGCCATGGCATTATGTCAGGCAATTCTTGGCATGATTCCCTGGAGCAGCTTTATTCCTTATTGTATTGCTGAGTTCCTCGGTGCTTTATTTGGCGCACTCGTTGTTTATGTTATGTATGCTGACCATTTTAAAGCAAGTGAAGGAAAAATAGACCCGATTGCCATTCGAAACATTTTTTCTACAAATCCAAACTGTAGAAATCTTCCACGCAACTTCCTGGTCGAGACAATCGCAACTGCTGTTTTTCTGACTGCAATCCTGGCTGTTGCAACAAATTACGAAAAACAGCTTCCTATCGGCGTTGGACTTATCGTCTGGGCCGTTGGTATGGGACTTGGCGGAACGACTGGATTTGCTATGAATCAGGCAAGAGACTTAGGTCCTCGTCTTGCATTCCAGTTACTTCCTATTAAAAATAAAGCGGACAATGACTGGCAGTACGGTCTGCTCGTGCCTGGTATCGCTCCATTTGTCGGAGCCGTCTTAGCTGCTTTATTCTCCCACTATTTTCTTGCTATTTAA
- a CDS encoding GNAT family N-acetyltransferase translates to MEIRKYREKDIPAMISIWNKVVEDGEAFPQEDFLNDTTGADFFAAQTYCGVADNNGKIVGLYILHPNNIGRCGHIANASYAVDTDYRGEHIGEKLVADCLVQAKQYGFGILQFNAVVENNIHARHLYERLGFVQIGIVPKGFRMKDGTYQNICLYYYEL, encoded by the coding sequence ATGGAAATTAGAAAGTATAGAGAAAAAGATATTCCTGCAATGATCTCCATTTGGAATAAGGTCGTAGAAGATGGCGAGGCTTTTCCACAAGAAGATTTTTTGAACGATACAACAGGTGCAGACTTTTTTGCGGCACAAACATATTGCGGCGTTGCAGACAACAATGGAAAAATTGTGGGGCTTTATATTCTGCATCCAAACAATATTGGCCGCTGTGGGCATATTGCAAATGCGAGTTATGCTGTTGATACCGATTACCGCGGCGAGCATATTGGTGAAAAATTAGTAGCTGATTGTCTTGTACAGGCAAAACAGTATGGCTTTGGAATTTTGCAGTTTAATGCTGTGGTGGAAAACAATATTCATGCCCGCCATTTGTATGAACGACTGGGTTTTGTACAGATTGGAATTGTACCGAAAGGTTTCCGTATGAAGGATGGAACATATCAAAACATCTGTTTATATTATTATGAACTGTAA
- a CDS encoding glucose-6-phosphate isomerase — MATWNNLDTLASYKKLAGLKNHVDIKEAMSGENGATRVAKYSAPMAEGLSFNYAAKQVDDTVLAALAELAEESQLADKFEELYNGAVINTGEKRLVLHHLARRQLGKDVVVDGVNKRDFYVSQQQKAADFANKVHAGEITNAAGEKFTTVVQIGIGGSDLGPRALYIALENWAKENGVAKMEAKFISNVDPDDAAAVLKSTDLAHALFIVVSKSGTTLETLTNEAFVKDALTKAGLNPANHMLAVTSETSPLAKSDDYLEAFFMDDFIGGRYSSSSAVGGVVLSLAFGPEIFARILNGAAEEDKLAANKNILENPDMLDALIGVYERNVQEYPSTAVLPYSQALSRFPAHLQQCDMESNGKSVNRFGEPVNYVTGPTIFGEPGTNGQHSFYQLLHQGTDIVPLQFVGFKNSQIGMDVVIEDSTSQQKLCANVAAQIVAFACGKKDENLNKNFEGGRPSSIIIGEQLTPESLGALLAHFENKIMFQGFLWNVNSFDQEGVQLGKILAKRVLAHDTDGALKSYSDLLNI; from the coding sequence ATGGCAACTTGGAACAATCTTGACACTCTGGCATCTTATAAGAAACTTGCCGGACTGAAAAACCACGTAGACATTAAAGAAGCTATGAGCGGAGAGAATGGTGCTACACGTGTAGCAAAATATTCCGCACCTATGGCAGAGGGACTTAGCTTTAACTATGCTGCAAAGCAGGTAGATGACACTGTTTTGGCTGCGCTGGCAGAATTAGCAGAAGAATCACAGCTCGCTGATAAATTTGAAGAATTATATAACGGTGCTGTGATCAATACCGGTGAAAAACGTCTTGTTCTTCATCATTTAGCACGTAGACAGTTAGGTAAAGATGTTGTTGTTGACGGTGTAAACAAACGTGATTTCTATGTTTCCCAGCAACAGAAAGCCGCAGATTTTGCTAATAAAGTACATGCCGGTGAAATTACTAACGCTGCTGGTGAGAAGTTCACAACTGTTGTTCAGATTGGTATCGGTGGAAGTGACTTAGGTCCTCGTGCTTTATATATCGCATTAGAGAACTGGGCTAAAGAGAACGGTGTTGCTAAGATGGAAGCGAAGTTTATCAGCAACGTAGATCCTGATGATGCTGCTGCAGTTTTAAAATCTACAGATTTAGCTCACGCTCTTTTCATCGTTGTATCTAAATCCGGAACAACTTTGGAAACATTGACAAATGAAGCTTTCGTAAAAGATGCTTTAACAAAGGCTGGATTAAATCCTGCAAATCATATGCTTGCTGTAACAAGTGAGACATCTCCTTTAGCAAAGAGCGATGATTACTTAGAAGCATTCTTCATGGATGACTTTATCGGTGGACGTTACTCCTCTTCTTCTGCAGTTGGTGGAGTTGTTCTTTCCCTTGCATTTGGTCCTGAAATCTTCGCAAGAATTTTAAATGGTGCAGCTGAAGAAGATAAACTTGCTGCTAATAAAAACATTTTAGAAAACCCAGATATGTTAGATGCTTTAATTGGTGTTTATGAACGTAATGTTCAGGAATACCCTTCTACTGCTGTTTTACCATATTCTCAGGCATTAAGCCGCTTCCCTGCACATTTACAGCAGTGTGATATGGAATCCAATGGTAAGTCTGTGAATCGTTTTGGTGAACCTGTAAATTATGTGACAGGTCCTACTATCTTTGGTGAGCCAGGAACAAACGGACAGCATTCTTTCTATCAGTTATTACATCAGGGAACTGATATCGTACCTTTACAGTTTGTTGGTTTTAAAAACAGCCAGATTGGTATGGATGTAGTAATTGAAGACAGCACAAGCCAGCAGAAGTTATGTGCGAATGTAGCTGCACAGATCGTTGCTTTCGCCTGTGGTAAAAAAGATGAAAACCTTAACAAAAACTTTGAAGGTGGACGCCCATCCAGCATTATTATTGGTGAGCAGTTAACACCAGAATCACTCGGTGCATTATTAGCTCATTTCGAAAACAAGATTATGTTCCAGGGATTCTTATGGAATGTTAACAGCTTTGACCAGGAAGGTGTACAGCTTGGTAAGATTCTCGCAAAACGTGTTCTTGCTCATGATACAGATGGCGCATTAAAATCCTACAGTGATTTATTAAACATTTAA
- the yaaA gene encoding peroxide stress protein YaaA produces MLKIIISPAKKMNVRNDILSYKNIPFFINEAQILFSYMKNMSLEELKNLWKCSDKLVQENEQQLRTGNLKQNLSPAILSYEGIQYKYMAPAVFEEQAFIWLEKHLRILSGFYGVLCPFDGVIPYRLEMQARFHNEKINNLYDFWGQKLADYILKDCDCLINLASKEYSKSVLKYIPKNVQVITCVFGEIIDGKIKEKGTYAKMARGSLVRYMAEHQIENPEEMKQFDELGYKYKEEYSDNTKWIFCK; encoded by the coding sequence ATGTTGAAAATAATTATTTCCCCGGCAAAAAAAATGAATGTAAGAAATGACATTTTATCCTATAAAAATATACCATTTTTTATAAATGAGGCTCAAATTCTTTTTTCTTATATGAAAAATATGTCTTTGGAGGAATTAAAAAATCTATGGAAATGCAGTGACAAGCTTGTACAGGAAAATGAGCAACAGCTTCGAACAGGAAACTTAAAGCAAAATCTAAGTCCGGCGATTCTTTCTTATGAGGGAATTCAATATAAATACATGGCACCAGCAGTGTTTGAAGAACAGGCTTTTATATGGTTAGAAAAGCATTTGAGGATTTTATCCGGCTTTTACGGGGTACTATGTCCGTTTGACGGGGTGATTCCGTATCGACTAGAAATGCAGGCACGTTTTCATAATGAAAAAATAAATAATTTATACGACTTTTGGGGACAAAAATTAGCAGACTATATATTAAAAGACTGTGATTGTCTCATTAACCTTGCCTCAAAAGAGTACAGTAAAAGTGTTTTGAAATATATTCCAAAAAATGTACAGGTCATAACCTGTGTATTCGGAGAAATAATTGATGGGAAAATAAAAGAAAAAGGAACTTATGCAAAGATGGCAAGAGGTTCCCTTGTTCGTTATATGGCAGAGCATCAGATTGAAAATCCAGAGGAAATGAAACAATTCGATGAACTTGGGTATAAATATAAGGAAGAATATTCTGATAACACAAAATGGATATTTTGCAAATAA